The proteins below come from a single Parcubacteria group bacterium genomic window:
- a CDS encoding R3H domain-containing nucleic acid-binding protein — translation MERELLEKEVVTIVEELIGKMGFEATVTIKNGEEEGKDVIICDIRTEDSNFLIGQYGLNLQSLQHIVRVMMRKRIEEPVNFILDVNSYRQEKNESIVRLAKNLAEEVVAGKKEIVMRPMTAYERRIVHMELSKNELIKTESIGEGESRRIVVKPMELA, via the coding sequence ATGGAAAGAGAATTATTAGAGAAAGAAGTAGTGACAATTGTTGAGGAATTGATCGGAAAGATGGGCTTTGAAGCAACTGTGACGATCAAAAATGGCGAAGAAGAAGGGAAAGACGTGATTATTTGTGATATTAGAACAGAAGATTCCAATTTTTTGATCGGACAATATGGTTTAAATTTACAATCATTGCAGCATATCGTGCGGGTGATGATGCGAAAACGCATCGAGGAGCCGGTTAACTTTATTCTCGACGTCAATTCTTATCGGCAAGAAAAAAACGAATCAATTGTGCGTTTGGCGAAAAACTTGGCCGAGGAGGTGGTGGCAGGTAAAAAAGAGATTGTGATGCGACCAATGACCGCCTATGAAAGACGGATCGTGCATATGGAACTTTCTAAAAATGAGCTAATAAAAACAGAAAGCATCGGCGAGGGAGAGTCCAGAAGAATCGTAGTTAAGCCGATGGAGCTAGCTTAA
- the rnpA gene encoding ribonuclease P protein component, whose translation MLPKKNRIRKDADFGVICRYGRTFAGKGLVLKVRENKLNLVRIGVSVGLKFSRKAVTRNRIKRQSRAFFCQNLAKIVSGVDIIIIVGKGWDEKVNPGVEIGQILRKNGLIKE comes from the coding sequence ATGTTGCCAAAGAAGAATCGAATTAGAAAAGATGCTGATTTTGGGGTAATTTGTCGCTATGGGCGGACTTTTGCGGGCAAGGGATTGGTTTTAAAGGTGAGGGAGAATAAATTGAATCTGGTGCGGATCGGGGTTTCTGTTGGTCTGAAATTTTCCCGAAAAGCCGTGACGCGCAATCGGATAAAACGTCAAAGCAGAGCCTTTTTTTGTCAAAATTTGGCAAAAATTGTTTCTGGTGTTGATATTATCATAATCGTCGGGAAGGGCTGGGATGAAAAGGTGAATCCGGGAGTGGAAATTGGGCAGATTTTGAGAAAAAATGGCTTAATTAAAGAATAA
- a CDS encoding YidC/Oxa1 family membrane protein insertase, giving the protein MGSIFNAFIYQPIYNLLIFVYNVVPFHDFGVAIILVTVIIKLILLPLSRKQIESQKKMQELQPKIKEIQDKYKNDKEKQSKALMEFYKENKANPFSGCLPMIFQLVFLIAIYRVLFNISQNGLMVDGSLLYQFIHNPGQINRFFLGLVDLSSIVSFNSFTAGNIAHVILVIAAAGAQYIQTKMLMATKAKSDKEKGVEKKDDKNPDFAQVMSKQMLYLAPIMTLFIGIKFPAGLALYWLVSTLFMIAQQEYLEKMKTQVKL; this is encoded by the coding sequence ATGGGTTCAATTTTTAATGCATTTATTTATCAGCCGATTTATAACCTGCTGATTTTTGTTTATAATGTCGTGCCTTTCCATGATTTTGGTGTGGCGATCATCTTAGTGACGGTTATAATAAAACTCATTCTTCTTCCCCTTAGTCGAAAACAAATTGAATCGCAAAAGAAAATGCAGGAGTTGCAGCCTAAAATAAAGGAAATCCAGGATAAATATAAAAACGACAAGGAAAAGCAGAGCAAGGCGCTGATGGAATTTTATAAGGAAAACAAGGCCAATCCGTTTTCTGGCTGTCTCCCGATGATTTTTCAATTAGTCTTTTTGATTGCCATTTATCGGGTACTTTTCAATATTTCTCAAAATGGACTGATGGTTGATGGTAGTCTTTTATATCAGTTTATCCACAATCCCGGTCAGATCAATCGCTTTTTCTTAGGCCTCGTCGATCTTTCCAGTATCGTTAGTTTTAATAGCTTTACTGCGGGCAATATCGCCCACGTTATTTTGGTTATTGCCGCTGCTGGCGCGCAATATATTCAAACTAAAATGCTGATGGCAACCAAAGCCAAATCGGACAAAGAAAAGGGTGTTGAGAAAAAAGACGATAAAAATCCGGACTTTGCGCAAGTGATGTCCAAACAAATGCTCTACCTCGCCCCGATTATGACATTGTTTATCGGAATTAAGTTTCCTGCCGGACTGGCGCTGTATTGGTTGGTGTCAACACTATTCATGATTGCTCAACAAGAATATCTGGAAAAGATGAAAACCCAAGTTAAATTGTAA
- the rpmH gene encoding 50S ribosomal protein L34, with product MSVTYKPKSIKRKRSHGFIERNSTPSGKNVLKARRRKGRAKLTTV from the coding sequence ATGAGCGTAACATATAAACCCAAGAGTATCAAAAGAAAAAGAAGCCATGGTTTTATTGAAAGAAATAGCACTCCTTCGGGAAAAAATGTGCTAAAAGCCAGAAGACGAAAGGGTCGCGCAAAATTGACGACGGTTTAA